In one Arachis duranensis cultivar V14167 chromosome 9, aradu.V14167.gnm2.J7QH, whole genome shotgun sequence genomic region, the following are encoded:
- the LOC107465643 gene encoding uncharacterized protein LOC107465643 yields the protein MALIQKGLPPKLEDPGSFFLRCTIGSIIINKAMCDLGEIINLMPSSLVKKLCIEEVKPIQMSLELVDKSVICPRGVIENLLVKVDKFIFPADFVVLDSDEDEGDSIILGRPSLATARAIIDVEQGELTLRMHDESITLNVFLETQHIDEKRNCVETDKKDLQWKKKTNKTIIDYLPKQDTNNTTGPKENETV from the coding sequence atgGCACTAATTCAAAAAGGGCTTCCACCCAAACTTGAAGATCCTGGAAGTTTCTTTCTACGTTGTACCATTGGCAGTATAATCATCAACAAGGCAATGTGTGATTTAGGGGAAATTATCAATCTAATGCCCTCTTCTTTGGTGAAAAAGTTGTGCATAGAGGAAGTGAAGCCAATACAAATGTCTCTAGAATTGGTGGACAAGTCAGTGATATGTCCCAGGGGTGTGATTGAGAACCTTCTAGTTAAGGTGGACAAATTTATATTCCCTGCAGACTTTGTGGTCTTAGACTCAGATGAGGATGAAGGTGATTCCATTATACTTGGAAGACCATCCTTGGCGACAGCAAGGGCCATTATAGATGTGGAGCAAGGAGAGCTGACCCTCAGAATGCATGATGAAAGCATCACCTTGAATGTCTTTCTAGAAACACAACACATTGATGAAAAGAGAAACTGCGTGGAGACTGATAAAAAAGACTTGCAATGGAAGAAAAAAACCAACAAGACAATCATTGATTACCTTCCAAAACAAGATACAAACAACACAACAGGGCCAAAGGAGAATGAAACTGTGTAG